Genomic window (Oscillospiraceae bacterium):
GGTGTCAAAAAAGTCACTTGGGCTAATATCAAGATATTCACAGATGAAGAAAAATGACGCCATTGATGGAAGCGCTTTTTTGCTTTCAATGTTCGAGATATAGCCAGAGTTTTGACCTATGGACAGGCTCATCTCTCTTGCTGATACACCTTTTTTAGTCCTCAACTGTGCTAATCTTATAGGGAATTCATCCTCATACATCTTAATCACCTCACTACATAATATTATATCCTACTATTTTAAAATTATAGTGGAACCATTCCTGAGAATACATTGCCATTCAGGAATGAATATGATATAATATGTCTAATTATTAGAAATAAACTGACAAAGCGAGTATGATGAATGATGTGTTTGGAAAAGACAGCCTGTTTCTTCGGGCATAGAAAGATTGATGTGACAGATGAATTAAAGACAGCGTTATATAAAGAAATTGAGAATTTAATAGTGGATGATGAAATTACCGCCTTTCTTTTCGG
Coding sequences:
- a CDS encoding helix-turn-helix transcriptional regulator, whose product is MYEDEFPIRLAQLRTKKGVSAREMSLSIGQNSGYISNIESKKALPSMASFFFICEYLDISPSDFFDTDAANPEKLNALISSLKKLSDKQLDSITSIVNDMIK